ACGTAATTTAAATAGTAACACTTTAAATATTGTACATTTAATGCTTTCACCAGGGAAGCAATTTTGTAATGTAAGAAGGTGATTTAATTCCTCTTTAATTACTAATGTTTAGAActaaaggatagaaggaagggtaccaactaaaatattactttatttgttttcttttttttttttttttgtttttgagtcacaccccgtggcgctcaggggttactactggctatctgctcagaaatagctcctggcaggcacgggggaccatatgggacaccgggattcgaaccaaccacctttggtcctggatcggctgcttgcaaggcaaacgcctctgtgctatctctccaggtcctattttctttttttttttgtcccccaattcacaatacagaccaggcaaagggcctgggttgaggtatatatggggcgcatttactgtacctcctctttatatacagtcagtgtaaagaacacagcctgtgataagaattgggaggccttattttttttccttttttttcttttcatatatatatatatatatatatatatatatatatatatatatatatatatatatatatatatatataatccttcaccagtgtaaccagtgaaagcctgactagagtacaggctggtgtggggtggggaggaaggacacttgggatattggtcatgggaatgttgtactggtgaaggactttacttgtttctttgtttctttatttgcttgtttttattttaacatattaagTAAAAACTGTAGATACCTGAAGCGGTAAAAATGGAGTCTTTCTTGTAATAGTACAAAAACATGCCCTTGTAGATTCAATAActgaaatgaataattttaattttttgtagaatatttaatttgatctaATCTATAAGGTtatcaacaaaattaaataaaaaaatctactaTGCTTTCATGCAAAACAGAACATATAGACCAGATACCAGACCTTCAGGGAAAAACTCTTTCACTTCAGTAACTTTTAAGTTGTGTTTGCTAGAGTCAAAGGAACTGAAATTCTCTTCAGAGGATATGATAGCAAAGTCCTACTATTTGTGTCCAGGACTTTGAATAAGGGGAACTCTAAGGAAAATGCTACCCCCTTGGGATGGGTGGAATTTGGTTTTGAGCTCAGCAAAAATTTGTGTTATGTGACTGTGGTTGATGTTGTGTCTGTCTTtgacaacaaaaattattattattattattattattattattattattattattattattactattgttattgttattgttagtttttgggtcacacctggcagtactcagaggttagtcctggctctaagctcagaaatcgctcctggcaggctcaggggaccatatgagatgctgggattcaaaccaccatcctgcatacaagcaaacgcccaacctccatgctatctctcaggctcttgACAACAAAATTTAATCTGCAAGTTTGATACCAATTATTTGCTCCCCTAAGAACATCCCAGGAGCAGAGTAAAGAGAGTCAGGAAACATTGGATAGTCTCAATTTGCCAGTGGGGTTCAATTTGCCCTGGATACATCTGTCTCTCTTGACCAACCTTAGTTGCCTCAAGGCAGAGGAACATCATCTGCATGTGTATAGATATGTGTGGCCACCCCTTTTATTCCTTATCAATCTGTCCACTTGTATATCTGTATGGTATTGTTAGGGCCAGTTTGAGTGGAAAGGGGTCCAAGTAGTATTAGCACTAGGAAATGTATCTGCCTTACTTCATTTTGTGAGTTTGGTACTGTGCTAATGTCACCCGTCTCTGCTCCCCTTTCCAATGGTAGGAATTAGCTGGACAACAAGACAGAAGTTAGATGCTGATGAAATCAGCAAAGGAACAAGACAAGTTTATTTAGCCATCAGGCAAGGTGAAGGaggtaaaaaaaaactatttttttgtaGCTTACTGAATCAAATATAGTCTAGCAGGGTTAATATAAAACCCACTCCTCTTGGATAACCCATATAAAAGTATACCTACTGGTTGTAATAGACTGTTCATGAAGGAACATAGAGCTGTACATGCTATTGCTAGTCTGACTATAGTGGAAGCCAGAACTTTACCAGGGAGAAGTTAGGCTGAGCAGGAAAATGGGGGAAGTAGCTCAAAGCTGTGTTTTATCTGCTGTTACTGAACCGAGTGGGAATCCTGGGTCTCCTCTCCCAGCAAAACTTATATAAACCAGGAGAATTTATCCTGAGGAAGACTGGCAGCATGTCCTCACACAGATGCctaaatgctttgatttctgttgcttaACTTCTGTGTCATCATTCCAGAGAGTGCAATTTTTACTGCTCTGTCTTTCCAAGGATAGAGAGGATCATTTACTGTCCCATGGCCTGATTCCTCTGTCTAACTTGAAGCAGTCCTCCCATTAATTGATCCCCATTAAAAGCTATGGTAGCACGAGAGTTCACCCTTATTTCTTACAGAAAGAGTCTACATTCCTTTGCCAGcctaaagaatttataaaagatGTACTTTCACCCACATTCCTTTTAATGACTTCGaaggtggtgaaatctctaggaaaaatgGCCAGCAGAAAAGCTGCCAGGAGAGTAAGAGCAAGAGGGGCCACAGAAACTTGACTAGCTAAGGCCATTGGCAccaattggaaattacactgtGCCTTTCAGCCTCAGAGCTTGAGGCAAGTGGAGAGAATGAACTGAACCCTAACTTTTAAAGATGATGGGTAGTGGAAGAAAAGAGTGAGCAAAGATTGTGGCTTCCTCTGGTGATGCTAAGTATAAAAGAATTAGCACCAGGTGTGGGAGGTGGCAtttctgtctgacccagtgcagaaAGGGCAATGACCCTTATATATTGTCTCTACAGGCAGCTGGATTCTAGGGCTCTATAttgttctctccaccccaacagctgtttaatttgcaggattgaagaagacACAGGAACATCCTTGTTCCCTTCCATGGAGAGTCACAGCCCAAATTAGAAGGATCCCCTGCAGATTAAGCTGACTCAGGGACAAGGAACTAagggagagtcaaagatttgactcagttcCAAGAAAAGAGGGGGGCATGTGAAGACTAGAGCAGAAGGGATTTCGCTTTGTTGAACCAAGGCTAAGTTGCCATTTAAGGCTAAAAAGGCAAAGTTACCatttaagggctaagtttctatcccaacaataatgacgcAGACTCCATGGCTGCTATAAATCACAATGCACTTCCCTAGACATCAGGCCATAAAAGAACATGATTAAACATACTAGAAAAACCCTAGACAATagtcaaaaacttaaaaattaaaactttttgtttctaGTCCTATATAACTAGGCTTATGACCCCCAACGGGTCTCCACATTTGGGAGGAGGCTCTGGCTAGCCAGTTTGTAGCTCATTGGTTGACAGAATAaagatttgctttgctttgctataTTTTAATTGTGTGGTTTCATCCTTTAACTCCTGAATCTAACACTgtacttttataaagaaaataattttattaacacttacctataaacaagcaatataaaataaaatatgtgtgccTACCAAGGGTGTAGATTTGGGATTTTGTGGAGGATAGTGGAGGAAATTTAACATTTGTGGTGGGATTGATATTGCAACATGAGTGctataaacaaatgtattatgatcaactatgtaattCAGTCTctgaataaagtaatttatagcaATTAAAGAATATATCTTTTCATACTACCTCTCTCTTTTAAAAAGCTTTATTTGGAGAGATGTGATTTACAGCTTGCTGATCTACAGTATTATTAATGTCAGGGTTTCacacaaaaagaaatcattcctacaCAACACCCTCAGCTAGAGTGGCAGCCTTTCTTCACATTTCTAGTGTTCCCTCCATCCCCACATATTCTACAATCCCAATTATAGTTCTATGCTTCCTATTAAAGACCTGttatcagtttttaaaaatgaaggaaggaaggaaggaaatgtagaaggaaagaagaaaggaaggaagagatagagggagggagaggaggaaggaagggagaaaggaaagtagggaggaaggaaaaaagagagaaaggatggaaagaaaggagggagaaagaaagaaaagggaggatgaggaggaggaaaggagggagaaaagaaggaaagaatgaagggagaaagaaatgaagaaaggaagggagggagggaggaaagaaggaaataataaagggataaaggaaggaagaaaggaagaaaagaagggaggaaggaagggagagagggagggaaggatgaagggagaaagaaagaaagagaagaaagaaagaaagaacgaaagaaataaagaaagaaagaaagaaagaaagaaacaaagaaataaagaaagaaagaaagaaagaaagaaagaaagaaagaaagaaagaaagaaagaaagaaagaaagaaagaaagaaagaaagaaggaaagaaagaaggaaagaaagaaggaaagaaagaagaagaaagaaagaagaagaaaagaaaaaaaaaaagaaagaaggaaggaaggaaggaaggaaggaaggaaggaaggaaggaaggaaggaaggaaggaaggaaggaaggaaggaaggaaggaaggaaggaaggaaggaaggaaagaaggaaggaaggaataaagaagggaggaaaaCCAGCAAgcctttgcagaagccgggtcccagtttgtgacatcaggcggggaaaatccacgaaactatgcgggcccagtgaggcccaactgtgaaaaactgtgagtgtgacctgtatatgtctgtctactgtcctcttgcgtgaaactcttgcgagtggggcgaaaagaggctccagaaaactcgctcatccagaggccattttcacggcgggactacagagcatgaaaaccggcaagcctttgcagaagctgggtccctgtttgtgacattaggcagggaaaatccacgaaactacgtgggcctagtggggcccaactgtgaaaaactgtgagtgtgacctgtatacgtctgtctactgtcctcttgcgtgaaactcttgcgagtggggtgaaaagaggctccagcagagcaaggccgctctgcttcgctacgcggccctgcactcttgctaaggaaagaacaccatcgcaacaagaaggaaaaatcacactaagaactgtgctatatcacagaagcaaacatttctctccggactgtcttctctgttgcatgctcgggcctaagatttgatccagtgtgaggcttcagccacggaggactcccctcccttagaagcaagtcagcccatccagaaagggcggagccagaggagtgtgctgcctgtatcatatagccaatgaataccaccacaacacatagaaaaacccacaatacaagtctgacaatggggaaacaacgcaggccagcatgacacatagagaatgaagaggacaattctgatgaccagataatgaccaactgactaatcaaactctcaaataaggactttagactagcaatatggaagatgctcaaagaactcaaagaaaccatggatagagttgaacagaacactaataagaaccaagaaaatatgaagacagaaatcacaaaactccaaactgaaataacatgtcaactaacaggcctgaaaaagtcagtaaacgaagtgaatgacaaaatggataagctctgggacagggtatcagaagctgagaatagacttggtgctgtggaagatgagatacataacaattccatacaacaggagagattggaaaaaaaacttaaagcaaatgagcagacaatggaaaaaattagtcaaagaatgggaacagatgaaaatagaagtctatgataagatcaacagaaacaacttaagaatcattggagtcccagagacccaggaagaaaatttccaggaagaatcaacggtcaagaatatcattaaagagaaaattccagagctaaagaacatatgtgatcaaatcctgcatgcttgaagagtaccaaccaaaagagaccccagaaaaaccacctcaagacacatcctagtcacaatgacaaatcccacagatagagacagaattctgaaaacagcaagatcaaaaggggaaattacgttcaagcaagcatctttgaggtttacagcagacctgtcaccagaaacactcaatgccagaaagcagtggtgggatattgtgacaagactgaatgaaatgaatgcttcacccagaatactataccagCAAGActtactttccggtttgatggaagaatacatggtttcacagacaaaaaacacctcagaaactttacagatacaaaaccagtcttaagagaaaaactgaaagacctaatctaagacaagactatccaaaagacacaccaaatttcgatataaagatggcgttaaatcccaggacaattctctctcttaacgtcaatggactaaatgcaccagtcaagagacacagagtggctaaatggatcaaaaaactcaatccaacattctgctgcctacaagaaacgcacctgaatagtcagaacaaacatagtctcaaaataaaaggctggagaaaaattatccaagcaaacaacacccataaaaaagctggagtggccatactaatatcagataatgcaggaaggttgtaagggacaaagatggacattttatattaatcaaggggtatgtagagcaggaagaaataactctcctaaacatatatgcaccgaatgaggggccagcaaaatatttaatacaactgttgacaaatctgaaaaataatatcaataacaacacaataattgtggggaaccttaacacggctttgtcaacactggataggtcaaccagactgaaacccaacaagaatatactagacctgaggagagaaatggaagaaagaggcctagtggatatatataggacactccatccccagaaacctggatacacattcttctccaatgtacatgggacattctccaggatagactacatgctggcacataaaacatacctccataagatcaagaggatagaggTGGGAGAGAAACCAACGCCTGGTTTGGAGCTGCCGGGCCGACGCCGCTGGGGTTTTCTTCTGGCCAGTGTTGTCTTCACCAGTCTACAAGTATGGGGAATATCTTTGCCAACCTCTTCAAAGGCCTCTTCGGCAAAAAAGAAATGCGCATTCTCATGGTGGGCCTGGATGCTGCAGGGAAGACTACCATCCTGTACAAACTGAAGCTGGGTGAAATTGTGACCACCATTCCTACTATAGGCTTCAACGTGGAAACTATGGAGTACAAGAACATCAGCTTCACGGTGTGGGACGTGGGTGGCCAGGACAAGATCCGGCCCCTGTGGCGCCACTACTTCCAGAACACACAAGGTCTGATCTTTGTGGTTGACAGTAATGACAGAGAGCGTGTGAACGAGGCCCGTGAAGAGCTCATGAGGATGTTGGCTGAAGACGAGCTCAGGGATGCAGTCTTGCTGGTGTTTGCTAACAAGCAGGACCTCCCCAATGCCATGAATGCGGCTGAGATCACGGACAAGCTGGGCCTGCACTCCCTGCGCCACAGGAACTGGTACATTCAGGCCACCTGTGCCACCAGTGGGGTCGGGCTCTATGAGGGATTGGACTGGCTGTCCAATCAGCTCTGGAACCAGAAGTGAGCCAGCactcttctcttttccctttcaccCCCTCTCCACCCTCGCTTTTCTCTCATGTGGCAAACGTGCGCCCTGTGGTGTGAGTGCCAGAAGCTGTCTCCATGGTTGGTCACAGTGTGCTTCACCATGCTGTAAATGTGCAGACGCAGCCTGCAACCgggtttttatttaatgtaaatagTTTTTGTTTCCAATGAGGCAGTTTCTGGTACTCCTATGCAATATTACTCagctttttttattgtaaaaagagAATCAACACACTGTTAGTACTGGGAAGGGATTTTAGGCACAAGCAGCCTCCAGGAGTTGCTGTGTCAGACAGGCTTGGCGCACCTTCTGTAGGCATCAGATCTGTGTTACAATCCATTTGGATGTTGGTTTTTAACCCAAACTcagtgcattttttaaaaaaacaattaaaatacaaGATAAGGCAAACACTTGAACACAGAAAGGAGAAACGTGCCTAGTGTAGATTCTGCAGTAAGTTACGGCCTGAGTGTGGTCCTGTTTCCTGTCGGGAACGTGAGACGATCCATTCTGCATGGTCACAATAGGGCCCCTGTGATTTGCTGTCTTGGGTCATCCCGTATCCATAGCGTTTGTGCTTGTATTTGTGCTTAAAGGGCCATCCGGGAGATGGGCTGGGGGCTCTGGCCAGCTGCTCTTGGACCTCTCGCAGGGACCCAGGCCTTCCTTTGGGTCAGCATGGCTGGGAAGCTCTGGCCAGGAGGAAGAGTCCTGCCAGACATCCCCAGGCTCACTCCGGGCTGGCTGGGTCTCACCAGCAGGAGTGTGGGCGGCAGGCAGGGCTGGTCATCCTAGAGCCACGGCCCCCTCGGAGCACCCGCTACATGTGCTTTCACTCCCTCCGCCTGCAAGGGTCAGATTTGCCATCGAAAACAACGACCTcgccttttttcttttgtattttgataAACACTGaagaagctggaaaaaaaaaaaaagatcaagaggatagaaattttgcagactacctttgctgaccacaaggctctgaaattatttgtgaattccaaagggactcagaataaacactttaacacctggaagttaaatagcctcatactcaataaccagtgggtctaagatgaaatcaaggaggaaatcaaaaggttcctggaaacaaatgacaataaagacacaaactgtcagaacttaggggacacagcaaaagcagtacagagagaaaaatttatagctttgcaagcacacatcaggaaggaagaaggagcttatctgagtagcttaatgacacagctaatagaactagaaaatgctcaacaaaaggacccaaaaataggaagacagaaggaaataacaaagctgagagcagaaattaacgaagtggaaacccaaaaaacaatccgaaagatcaatgaaagcagaagttggttctttgaaaaaataaacatgattgatagaccactggcaaacctaacaaagaaagagagagagagagaaacttgataactcgtattaggaatgaaaaaggagagatcactactgatatgacagagattcaaagggtaataagaaactactttgaaaaactctatgccactaaaaatgagaacctggaagaaatggataaattcttggactcttataatcttccacgtttgaaggaagaggatgtagcatatctaaacacccccatcaacattaatgaaattaaaacggtaatcaaatatctgcccaaaaacaaaagcccaggtccagatggattcactaatgaattctttcaaactttccaagagaaactactaccaatcctggcaagactctttcatgaaattgaacaaacggaaacacttccaaaaagcttttatgaagcccacatcaccttgatacctaaaccagacagagatgctacaaaaaaaaagaaaattatagaccaatatcgttgatgaatacagatgcaaagatcctcaacaaaatcctggcaaataggattcaatgcctcgttaagaagatcatccattacgatcaagtaggtttcatcccaggaatgcaaggatggtttaacatccgtaaatctatcaacatcatacacaacatcaataacaagaaaaataaaaaccacatgatcatatcaatagatgcagagaaagcatttgataaggtccaacacccattcttgatcaaaactctcagcaagatgggaatagaaggaacctttctcaatgtagttcaggccatctaccacaagccaatggcaaatattatcctcaatggagaaaaactgaaagccttccctctaaattctggcacaagacaaggctgtcctctctcaccactcctattcaacatagcactggaagtacttgctatagcaattaggcaagaaaaagatatcaagggaatccagataggaaaggaagaagtcaagctctcactgtttgcagatgacatgatactctacttagaaaaccctgaagactctaccaaaaagcttctagaaacaatagactcatatagcaaggtggcaggctacaaaattaatacacaaaaatcaatgtcctttctatacaccaatagtaataaggatgaaatggacattaagaatacaaccccattcacaatagtgccacacaaactcaaatatcttggaatcaacttaactaaaaatgtgaaggacctatacaaagaaaactataaaactctgctccaagaaataagagaagacacacggaaatggaaatgcataccctgctcatggattggcaggattaacatcatcaaaatggcaatactccccaaggcattatacagatttaatgccattcctctaaagatacccatgatattcatcaaataagtggatcaggcacttttgaaattcatttggaacaataaacaccctcgaatagctaaagcaatcattgggaaaaagagtatgggaggaattactttccccaactttaaactgtactacaaagcaataggtatcaaaacagcatggtattggaataaggacaggccctcagatcagtggaataggcttgaatactcagaaaatgttccccagacatacaaccacctaatttttgataaaggagcaggaaatcctaaatggagcagggaaagcctcttcaacaagtggtgttggcacaattgtatagccacttgcaaaaatttgaacttagaccccccatctaacatcatgtacgaaggtaaaatccaaatagattaaagactttgatatcagccccaaaaccataagatatatagaacagcacataggcaaaatactccaggacattacaggcatcttcaaggaggaaactgcactctccaagcaagtgaaagcagagattaacagatgggaatatagtaagctgagaagcttctgcaccccaaaggaaatagtgcccaggatacaagagtcacccactgagtgggagaaactattcacccaatacccgtcagataaggggctaatctccaaaatatacaaggcactgacagaactttacaagaaaaagacatctaaccccatcaaaaaatggggagaataaataaacagacactttgacaaagaagaaatacacatggccaaaagacacatgaaaaaatgctgcacatcactaatcatcagggagatgcaaatcaaaacaactatgaggtaccacctcacaccccagagaatggcacacatcacaaagaatgagaataaacagtgttggcggggatgtggagagaaaggaactcttatgcactgctggtgggaatgccgtctagttcaacctttatggaaagcaatatggagattcctccaaaaactggaaattgagctcctatatgatccagctataccactcctaggaatataccctaggaacacaaaaaatacaatacaaaaaccccttccttacacctatattcattgcagcactatttaccatagcaagactctggaaacaaccaagatgcccttcaacagatgaatggctaaagaaactgtggtacatatacacaatggaatattatgcagctgtcaggagagatgaagtcatgaaattttcctatacatggatgtacacggaatctattgtgctgagtgaaataagtcagagagagagagaaaaacgcagaatggtctcactcatctatgggttttaagaaaaatgaaagacattcttttaatagtaattttcagacacaaaagagaaaagaactggaagttccagctcacctcaggaagctcaccacagagagtgatgagtttagttagagaaataactacatttggaactgtcctaataatgagaatatatgagggaaatgcagagcctgtttagagtacaggcgggggttgggtggggaggagggagacttgggacattggtgatgggaatgttgcactggtgatgggtggtgttctttacatgactgaaacccaaacacaatcatgtatgtaatcaaggtgcttaaataaataaattaaaaaaaaaggtcttccaaaaaaaaaaaaaaagaaggcctgAGAGTTTGGCCTACCATATGCTCTGCTGAATTACATATCTGAATTTAGCAATTGTTTCCTTTGAATTCTGGCCAATAAAGACTTTTgatgattaaatatataaaaaaaaaaagaactgagggtacttctttgagaaattgttcatttcttctcccatttatattaaaataatttttattaaaaaaagaaagaagggagaaagaaaggaggaaagtaaggaaagggagtaaggaaggaaggaaggaaggacagaaggaaaggaggaaaaaaagaagggaggaaggaggaagaaaggaagggaggaaggaggaagaaaggaagggagcgaagaaagaagggaggaaggaggaagaaaggaaggaaggaagggagggataaaggaaggaaaggaggaagaaagggaggaaggaagaaaggaaggaaggaagggagggagaaaggaaggaaaggaggaagaaagggaggaaggaagataggaaggaagggaagtagggagaaagaagaaaggaagggagggtgggagaaatGGATgcaggtagggagggagggaaggaagaagaaagggaggaatgaaggaaagaagggagggagggatggagggaagaagtggggagtgagggagggacgaagggaagaaggaaagaagaaatgaagggatTAAAGTGCTTACAATGCATGTGGCAGGCTCTGCCTTGATACTAATCTCACAGACACCACTGGAATTGACTGCTAAGTGCAATCCAAACAACCCCTTCCAAATGAAATGGGTATATGTATGAAAGGTGGGATATTCATGATATTTAAGAGAAGAGGGAGAGCTTGAGCATATTGATTTCCCAGAATCAAGATGCCATCCAGAGTCTAATCACATTTGCTAATTTCCAGGAGATCAGAAACTTTAATAACATACATGGTGGGTGTTACCCCCCACATAAGAAAACAcacaccagatgtggcttttgccttcctggtgcaat
This is a stretch of genomic DNA from Suncus etruscus isolate mSunEtr1 chromosome 5, mSunEtr1.pri.cur, whole genome shotgun sequence. It encodes these proteins:
- the LOC126009031 gene encoding ADP-ribosylation factor 1-like; its protein translation is MGNIFANLFKGLFGKKEMRILMVGLDAAGKTTILYKLKLGEIVTTIPTIGFNVETMEYKNISFTVWDVGGQDKIRPLWRHYFQNTQGLIFVVDSNDRERVNEAREELMRMLAEDELRDAVLLVFANKQDLPNAMNAAEITDKLGLHSLRHRNWYIQATCATSGVGLYEGLDWLSNQLWNQK